In Pogoniulus pusillus isolate bPogPus1 chromosome 1, bPogPus1.pri, whole genome shotgun sequence, one DNA window encodes the following:
- the CD44 gene encoding CD44 antigen isoform X8, with protein MASFSFWATLGLCLLKLCLAETEFNVTCRYGGVFHVEKNGRYSLTRTEAVELCRALNSTLATLEQVKKANELGFETCRYGFVVGHVVIPRVKPYHLCAANHTGVYKLAANTTGRYDVYCYNQTETRNKSCDPIERLDASFLSNQDEIVIDNADGSRYNADGTRHSGEFFTSGAGDDNVGSGATHDTTPMDASIRRSSSSYYGSATPASQLPDHSSGGGDKEAPTRDSDDEVSPVSSVFPLVTATDESPSRAGGSYPASTTDLTSSGNGSDDEDSSEEATFPTVFPGWDGTMAKDKHAPSTTPGPHRDDLEEATTQAWWNPFSNHWWWSNPGEKTQGPTQATKADLTSSGNGSDDEDSSEEATFPTVFPGWDGTMAKDKHAPSTTVDVQHGMPLEISRQDHWSPAYTDEEEQYPSSAGRGKAIQYFR; from the exons AGTTCAACGTCACTTGCAGATACGGAGGAGTTTTTCACGTTGAGAAGAACGGACGCTACAGCCTCACCCGCACCGAAGCagtggagctctgcagagctctcaatAGCACCCTGGCAACACTAGAGCAGGTGAAGAAAGCTAATGAGCTTGGATTTGAAACTTGCAG GTACGGCTTCGTGGTGGGGCACGTGGTTATCCCGCGGGTGAAGCCCTACCACCTGTGCGCGGCGAACCACACCGGCGTCTACAAGCTGGCCGCCAACACCACGGGGCGCTACGACGTCTACTGCTACAACCAGACAG aAACGAGGAACAAATCCTGTGATCCAATCGAAAGGCTGGATGCTTCTTTCCTGAGTAATCAGGATGAAATAG TCATTGACAACGCAGACGGCTCCCGCTACAACGCGGATGGCACGCGGCACAGCGGAGAGTTCTTCACCTCGGGTGCTGGTGATGACAATGTAGGTAGTGGAGCAACACATGACACAACTCCCATGGATGCTTCCATCAGGAGATCCAGCTCATCATATTATGGAAGTGCTACTCCAGCCTCACAGCTGCCAGATCATTCTTCTGGAGGAGGTGATAAGGAGGCTCCTACAAGAGACTCTG ATGATGAAGTTTCTCCTGTGTCCTCTGTCTTCCCTTTGGTGACAGCAACTGATGAGtctcctagcagagctggtGGATCATATCCTGCGAGTACCA CAGACCTGACCTCCAGTGGCAATGGTTCAGATGATGAAGACTCTTCAGAGGAGGCGACTTTCCCAACAGTGTTTCCAGGCTGGGATGGGACCATGGCCAAGGACAAGCATGCTCCAAGTACTA CTCCGGGGCCCCATCGCGATGACCTGGAGGAAGCCACCACCCAAGCTTGGTGGAATCCCTTCTCAAACCACTGGTGGTGGTCAAATCCTGGAGAGAAGACGCAAGGACCCACGCAAGCAACCAAGG CAGACCTGACCTCCAGTGGCAATGGTTCAGATGATGAAGACTCTTCAGAGGAGGCGACTTTCCCAACAGTGTTTCCAGGCTGGGATGGGACCATGGCCAAGGACAAGCATGCTCCAAGTACTA CTGTGGACGTGCAGCACGGAATGCCCCTGGAGATCTCCAGACAAGACCATTGGAGCCCTGCCTACACAGATGAAGAGGAGCAGTATCctagctctgctggcaggggtAAAGCAATTCAGTATTTCAGATAA